Proteins encoded within one genomic window of Etheostoma cragini isolate CJK2018 chromosome 21, CSU_Ecrag_1.0, whole genome shotgun sequence:
- the LOC117936968 gene encoding cadherin-related family member 1-like isoform X1, whose amino-acid sequence MKKEKKTHPSLFLLLLHFTLARQSDYAPYFYDNGPSIANGNMALFSISEDTPVGTQIYILNGTDPEGDPVRYGLTFEMGSKEYFRVDSKSGNVTLIQELDREKQHEISALVSITDGRNKVVETVRVFVTDVNDEPPEFQNLPFIIDIPEDTAPGSSIYKVQAVDRDMGSGGSVSYYLQTSPFAKFTIDGNSGILRVKPGETLDYETTPTHFVVVVAKDGGGKYKGKHQVLTSTATMTINVRDAQDMPPSFIGTPYFGYVYEVSIPGSEIFTVYAKDGDQGNPNPIHYSIMNGSDGVFDINSTSGCITLTTYPTLLKNELYEIIVKAFEVGPNSQLQDYDVTTVTVRVVDLNNHPPTFYGENGPQSKFEVTMYEHPPPGEILRGFKITVNDSDQGANAKFKLRLVGPSRVLRVVPQTVLNEAQVTIIVEDTSGIDYEKGPILYFKLLAVEIDTPERFSATADIVINLLDTNDNIPKFTSEYYIARVPENSLGGSSVVSVTANDPDSGPWGEVKYTIYGSGSDLFAIEPSSGLISTQPWTSLDAEVRSKYNFYVKAEDSEGKYSLSEVFVTVLDVNDHSPAFDEKLLEKTMIIGIPVRVEAVDEDAESPNNVIEYSIMTADPDNAFDINADTGDIKLKPYIKSMEIVQNITMQKHCKWSLVVQARDRGSPSFSTTAMVNIDITEATPLKGPMAAFLLKSRDNPMKALGMVTVIISLLVGVTVLISTAMYMRNSKSNRILPARRIIKRRPRDQQPWNINMPVIRFVNPADKFRILNQDGSHQWGTSSSRAKPPPPSAPPPPSNTWSNERTRTVPTISGVLARKGSKKTKCNRCKEGNVSSALVSELKMKLEQKIIESNQGYY is encoded by the exons atgaagaaagagaagaaaacacatcCTTCACTATTTCTCCTCCTGCTTCATTTCACCTTGG caa gGCAATCCGACTATGCTCCGTATTTTTATGATAATGGACCCAGCATTGCAAATGGGAATATGGCCTTGTTCAGCATCTCTGAGGATACACCAGTTG GGACACAGATATACATTCTGAATGGTACTGATCCCGAGGGAGATCCGGTGCGATATGGTCTGACTTTTGAAATGGGCTCCAAAGAATATTTTAGGGTGGACTCCAAGTCAGGAAACGTGACTTTGATTCAGGAGCTCGACAGAGAG aaacaacatgaaatctcAGCGCTCGTGAGCATAACAGATGGTCGCAATAAA GTTGTTGAGACGGTTAGAGTGTTTGTCACCGATGTCAATGATGAACCACCTGAATTTCAAAACCTGCCTTTCATCATTGACATCCCAGAG GATACTGCTCCAGGAAGTAGCATCTACAAGGTCCAAGCAGTGGATAGAGATATGGGATCAGGAGGCAGCGTTTCTTATTATCTTCAG ACCTCACCGTTTGCCAAGTTTACCATTGATGGGAACAGCGGAATCCTAAGAGTAAAACCTGGTGAGACTTTGGACTACGAGACCACGCCCACACACTTTGTGGTGGTGGTTGCAAAG gACGGAGGTGGAAAGTACAAGGGGAAGCACCAGGTTTTGACCTCCACAGCCACCATGACAATCAATGTACGTGACGCCCAAGACATGCCTCCATCCTTCATAGGAACCCCTTACTTTGGCTATGTCTACGAAGTCTCAATTCCT gGTTCTGAAATATTCACTGTGTATGCTAAAGATGGAGATCAAGGCAATCCTAACCCAATACATTATTCCATTATGAATG GTAGTGATGGTGTCTTTGACATAAATAGCACAAGTGGATGCATCACCCTGACAACTTATCCAACTCTGCTGAAAAATGAATTATATGAAATTATAGTCAAg GCGTTTGAGGTAGGACCAAACAGTCAGCTGCAGGACTACGATGTTACCACGGTAACAGTCCGGGTGGTGGACCTCAACAACCATCCTCCGACCTTTTACGGAGAGAATGGACCCCAGAGCAAGTTTGAGGTCACCATGTATGAGCATCCTCCTCCAGGGGAGATCCTGCGGGGCTTTAAGATTACCGTCAATGACTCCGATCAG gGAGCAAACGCTAAATTTAAACTGAGACTAGTGGGGCCGAGTCGAGTGCTGCGAGTAGTCCCCCAGACAGTCCTCAATGAAGCGCAGGTGACCATTATTGTGGAAGACACATCTGGCATCGACTATGAAAAAGGACCAATCCTTTATTTTAAG cttCTGGCGGTGGAGATCGACACTCCTGAGAGGTTCAGTGCAACAGCTGACATAGTCATCAACCTGCTGGACACCAACGACAACATCCCCAAATTCACATCCGAGTATTACATCGCCAGGGTCCCTGAGAACTCTTTGGGAGGTTCCAGCGTTGTGTCTGTAACA GCAAATGATCCAGATTCAGGGCCCTGGGGTGAAGTCAAATATACGATTTATGGATCAGGATCAGATTT GTTTGCCATCGAACCGTCATCAGGCCTCATCTCCACGCAGCCCTGGACCAGCCTGGACGCAGAGGTCAGGTCTAAATACAACTTCTACGTCAAGGCTGAAGATTCGGAGGGAAAGTACAGCTTGTCTGAAGTCTTTGTCACCGTACTGGACGTGAACGACCACTCTCCAGCATTTGATGAAAAACTCCTGGAAAAGACTATGATAATTGGTATACCTGTCAGAGTGGAG GCGGTGGATGAAGATGCAGAGTCTCCAAACAACGTCATTGAGTACTCCATAATGACGGCTGATCCTGACAACGCGTTTGATATCAACGCAGACACTGGAGATATCAAGCTGAAGCCGTACATCAAGTCCATGGAGATTGTGCAGAACATCACCATGCAGAAGCACTGCAAGTGGTCTCTGGTGGTCCAAGCCAGGGACAGAGGCTCTCCATCCTTCAGCACAACAGCCATGGTCAACATCGATATCACAGAGGCG ACTCCTCTCAAGGGGCCTATGGCGGCCTTTTTATTGAAAAGTAGGGACAATCCAATGAAAGCACTAGGGATGGTCACTGTTATCATTAGCTTATTGGTAGGGGTGACTGTCTTGATCTCTACGGCTATGTACATGCGTAACTCAAAGTCAAACAGGATCCTGCCAGCACGACGCATCATTAAGAGGCGACCAAGGGACCAGCAGCCGTGGAACATCAACATGCCTGTTATCAGATTCGTCAACCCTGCCGATAAGTTCCGGATTCTCAACCAAGATGGCAGCCACCAGTGGGGAACCAGCAGCTCCCGGGCGAAGCCTCCTCCTCCCAGTGCTCCTCCGCCCCCATCTAACACATGGTCTAATGAGAGAACCCGGACGGTCCCAACAATATCTGGTGTGCTGGCCCGCAAAggatcaaagaaaactaaatgtaatCGCTGCAAAGAGGGAAATGTCAGCTCTGCTTTGGTGTCGGAGCTTAAAATGAAACTTGAGCAGAAAATCATTGAGAGCAACCAAGGCTATTATTAA
- the LOC117936968 gene encoding cadherin-related family member 1-like isoform X2: MKKEKKTHPSLFLLLLHFTLGQSDYAPYFYDNGPSIANGNMALFSISEDTPVGTQIYILNGTDPEGDPVRYGLTFEMGSKEYFRVDSKSGNVTLIQELDREKQHEISALVSITDGRNKVVETVRVFVTDVNDEPPEFQNLPFIIDIPEDTAPGSSIYKVQAVDRDMGSGGSVSYYLQTSPFAKFTIDGNSGILRVKPGETLDYETTPTHFVVVVAKDGGGKYKGKHQVLTSTATMTINVRDAQDMPPSFIGTPYFGYVYEVSIPGSEIFTVYAKDGDQGNPNPIHYSIMNGSDGVFDINSTSGCITLTTYPTLLKNELYEIIVKAFEVGPNSQLQDYDVTTVTVRVVDLNNHPPTFYGENGPQSKFEVTMYEHPPPGEILRGFKITVNDSDQGANAKFKLRLVGPSRVLRVVPQTVLNEAQVTIIVEDTSGIDYEKGPILYFKLLAVEIDTPERFSATADIVINLLDTNDNIPKFTSEYYIARVPENSLGGSSVVSVTANDPDSGPWGEVKYTIYGSGSDLFAIEPSSGLISTQPWTSLDAEVRSKYNFYVKAEDSEGKYSLSEVFVTVLDVNDHSPAFDEKLLEKTMIIGIPVRVEAVDEDAESPNNVIEYSIMTADPDNAFDINADTGDIKLKPYIKSMEIVQNITMQKHCKWSLVVQARDRGSPSFSTTAMVNIDITEATPLKGPMAAFLLKSRDNPMKALGMVTVIISLLVGVTVLISTAMYMRNSKSNRILPARRIIKRRPRDQQPWNINMPVIRFVNPADKFRILNQDGSHQWGTSSSRAKPPPPSAPPPPSNTWSNERTRTVPTISGVLARKGSKKTKCNRCKEGNVSSALVSELKMKLEQKIIESNQGYY, translated from the exons atgaagaaagagaagaaaacacatcCTTCACTATTTCTCCTCCTGCTTCATTTCACCTTGG gGCAATCCGACTATGCTCCGTATTTTTATGATAATGGACCCAGCATTGCAAATGGGAATATGGCCTTGTTCAGCATCTCTGAGGATACACCAGTTG GGACACAGATATACATTCTGAATGGTACTGATCCCGAGGGAGATCCGGTGCGATATGGTCTGACTTTTGAAATGGGCTCCAAAGAATATTTTAGGGTGGACTCCAAGTCAGGAAACGTGACTTTGATTCAGGAGCTCGACAGAGAG aaacaacatgaaatctcAGCGCTCGTGAGCATAACAGATGGTCGCAATAAA GTTGTTGAGACGGTTAGAGTGTTTGTCACCGATGTCAATGATGAACCACCTGAATTTCAAAACCTGCCTTTCATCATTGACATCCCAGAG GATACTGCTCCAGGAAGTAGCATCTACAAGGTCCAAGCAGTGGATAGAGATATGGGATCAGGAGGCAGCGTTTCTTATTATCTTCAG ACCTCACCGTTTGCCAAGTTTACCATTGATGGGAACAGCGGAATCCTAAGAGTAAAACCTGGTGAGACTTTGGACTACGAGACCACGCCCACACACTTTGTGGTGGTGGTTGCAAAG gACGGAGGTGGAAAGTACAAGGGGAAGCACCAGGTTTTGACCTCCACAGCCACCATGACAATCAATGTACGTGACGCCCAAGACATGCCTCCATCCTTCATAGGAACCCCTTACTTTGGCTATGTCTACGAAGTCTCAATTCCT gGTTCTGAAATATTCACTGTGTATGCTAAAGATGGAGATCAAGGCAATCCTAACCCAATACATTATTCCATTATGAATG GTAGTGATGGTGTCTTTGACATAAATAGCACAAGTGGATGCATCACCCTGACAACTTATCCAACTCTGCTGAAAAATGAATTATATGAAATTATAGTCAAg GCGTTTGAGGTAGGACCAAACAGTCAGCTGCAGGACTACGATGTTACCACGGTAACAGTCCGGGTGGTGGACCTCAACAACCATCCTCCGACCTTTTACGGAGAGAATGGACCCCAGAGCAAGTTTGAGGTCACCATGTATGAGCATCCTCCTCCAGGGGAGATCCTGCGGGGCTTTAAGATTACCGTCAATGACTCCGATCAG gGAGCAAACGCTAAATTTAAACTGAGACTAGTGGGGCCGAGTCGAGTGCTGCGAGTAGTCCCCCAGACAGTCCTCAATGAAGCGCAGGTGACCATTATTGTGGAAGACACATCTGGCATCGACTATGAAAAAGGACCAATCCTTTATTTTAAG cttCTGGCGGTGGAGATCGACACTCCTGAGAGGTTCAGTGCAACAGCTGACATAGTCATCAACCTGCTGGACACCAACGACAACATCCCCAAATTCACATCCGAGTATTACATCGCCAGGGTCCCTGAGAACTCTTTGGGAGGTTCCAGCGTTGTGTCTGTAACA GCAAATGATCCAGATTCAGGGCCCTGGGGTGAAGTCAAATATACGATTTATGGATCAGGATCAGATTT GTTTGCCATCGAACCGTCATCAGGCCTCATCTCCACGCAGCCCTGGACCAGCCTGGACGCAGAGGTCAGGTCTAAATACAACTTCTACGTCAAGGCTGAAGATTCGGAGGGAAAGTACAGCTTGTCTGAAGTCTTTGTCACCGTACTGGACGTGAACGACCACTCTCCAGCATTTGATGAAAAACTCCTGGAAAAGACTATGATAATTGGTATACCTGTCAGAGTGGAG GCGGTGGATGAAGATGCAGAGTCTCCAAACAACGTCATTGAGTACTCCATAATGACGGCTGATCCTGACAACGCGTTTGATATCAACGCAGACACTGGAGATATCAAGCTGAAGCCGTACATCAAGTCCATGGAGATTGTGCAGAACATCACCATGCAGAAGCACTGCAAGTGGTCTCTGGTGGTCCAAGCCAGGGACAGAGGCTCTCCATCCTTCAGCACAACAGCCATGGTCAACATCGATATCACAGAGGCG ACTCCTCTCAAGGGGCCTATGGCGGCCTTTTTATTGAAAAGTAGGGACAATCCAATGAAAGCACTAGGGATGGTCACTGTTATCATTAGCTTATTGGTAGGGGTGACTGTCTTGATCTCTACGGCTATGTACATGCGTAACTCAAAGTCAAACAGGATCCTGCCAGCACGACGCATCATTAAGAGGCGACCAAGGGACCAGCAGCCGTGGAACATCAACATGCCTGTTATCAGATTCGTCAACCCTGCCGATAAGTTCCGGATTCTCAACCAAGATGGCAGCCACCAGTGGGGAACCAGCAGCTCCCGGGCGAAGCCTCCTCCTCCCAGTGCTCCTCCGCCCCCATCTAACACATGGTCTAATGAGAGAACCCGGACGGTCCCAACAATATCTGGTGTGCTGGCCCGCAAAggatcaaagaaaactaaatgtaatCGCTGCAAAGAGGGAAATGTCAGCTCTGCTTTGGTGTCGGAGCTTAAAATGAAACTTGAGCAGAAAATCATTGAGAGCAACCAAGGCTATTATTAA
- the LOC117936968 gene encoding cadherin-related family member 1-like isoform X3: MKKEKKTHPSLFLLLLHFTLARQSDYAPYFYDNGPSIANGNMALFSISEDTPVGTQIYILNGTDPEGDPVRYGLTFEMGSKEYFRVDSKSGNVTLIQELDREKQHEISALVSITDGRNKVVETVRVFVTDVNDEPPEFQNLPFIIDIPEDTAPGSSIYKVQAVDRDMGSGGSVSYYLQTSPFAKFTIDGNSGILRVKPGETLDYETTPTHFVVVVAKDGGGKYKGKHQVLTSTATMTINVRDAQDMPPSFIGTPYFGYVYEVSIPGSEIFTVYAKDGDQGNPNPIHYSIMNGSDGVFDINSTSGCITLTTYPTLLKNELYEIIVKAFEVGPNSQLQDYDVTTVTVRVVDLNNHPPTFYGENGPQSKFEVTMYEHPPPGEILRGFKITVNDSDQGANAKFKLRLVGPSRVLRVVPQTVLNEAQVTIIVEDTSGIDYEKGPILYFKLLAVEIDTPERFSATADIVINLLDTNDNIPKFTSEYYIARVPENSLGGSSVVSVTANDPDSGPWGEVKYTIYGSGSDLFAIEPSSGLISTQPWTSLDAEVRSKYNFYVKAEDSEGKYSLSEVFVTVLDVNDHSPAFDEKLLEKTMIIGIPVRVEAVDEDAESPNNVIEYSIMTADPDNAFDINADTGDIKLKPYIKSMEIVQNITMQKHCKWSLVVQARDRGSPSFSTTAMVNIDITEAIKGRIVSYFMGLSKRPLTVFGICLSIVTSLLLLTVCISTIMYCNSVKKSRINPESNYIKVVRRTK, translated from the exons atgaagaaagagaagaaaacacatcCTTCACTATTTCTCCTCCTGCTTCATTTCACCTTGG caa gGCAATCCGACTATGCTCCGTATTTTTATGATAATGGACCCAGCATTGCAAATGGGAATATGGCCTTGTTCAGCATCTCTGAGGATACACCAGTTG GGACACAGATATACATTCTGAATGGTACTGATCCCGAGGGAGATCCGGTGCGATATGGTCTGACTTTTGAAATGGGCTCCAAAGAATATTTTAGGGTGGACTCCAAGTCAGGAAACGTGACTTTGATTCAGGAGCTCGACAGAGAG aaacaacatgaaatctcAGCGCTCGTGAGCATAACAGATGGTCGCAATAAA GTTGTTGAGACGGTTAGAGTGTTTGTCACCGATGTCAATGATGAACCACCTGAATTTCAAAACCTGCCTTTCATCATTGACATCCCAGAG GATACTGCTCCAGGAAGTAGCATCTACAAGGTCCAAGCAGTGGATAGAGATATGGGATCAGGAGGCAGCGTTTCTTATTATCTTCAG ACCTCACCGTTTGCCAAGTTTACCATTGATGGGAACAGCGGAATCCTAAGAGTAAAACCTGGTGAGACTTTGGACTACGAGACCACGCCCACACACTTTGTGGTGGTGGTTGCAAAG gACGGAGGTGGAAAGTACAAGGGGAAGCACCAGGTTTTGACCTCCACAGCCACCATGACAATCAATGTACGTGACGCCCAAGACATGCCTCCATCCTTCATAGGAACCCCTTACTTTGGCTATGTCTACGAAGTCTCAATTCCT gGTTCTGAAATATTCACTGTGTATGCTAAAGATGGAGATCAAGGCAATCCTAACCCAATACATTATTCCATTATGAATG GTAGTGATGGTGTCTTTGACATAAATAGCACAAGTGGATGCATCACCCTGACAACTTATCCAACTCTGCTGAAAAATGAATTATATGAAATTATAGTCAAg GCGTTTGAGGTAGGACCAAACAGTCAGCTGCAGGACTACGATGTTACCACGGTAACAGTCCGGGTGGTGGACCTCAACAACCATCCTCCGACCTTTTACGGAGAGAATGGACCCCAGAGCAAGTTTGAGGTCACCATGTATGAGCATCCTCCTCCAGGGGAGATCCTGCGGGGCTTTAAGATTACCGTCAATGACTCCGATCAG gGAGCAAACGCTAAATTTAAACTGAGACTAGTGGGGCCGAGTCGAGTGCTGCGAGTAGTCCCCCAGACAGTCCTCAATGAAGCGCAGGTGACCATTATTGTGGAAGACACATCTGGCATCGACTATGAAAAAGGACCAATCCTTTATTTTAAG cttCTGGCGGTGGAGATCGACACTCCTGAGAGGTTCAGTGCAACAGCTGACATAGTCATCAACCTGCTGGACACCAACGACAACATCCCCAAATTCACATCCGAGTATTACATCGCCAGGGTCCCTGAGAACTCTTTGGGAGGTTCCAGCGTTGTGTCTGTAACA GCAAATGATCCAGATTCAGGGCCCTGGGGTGAAGTCAAATATACGATTTATGGATCAGGATCAGATTT GTTTGCCATCGAACCGTCATCAGGCCTCATCTCCACGCAGCCCTGGACCAGCCTGGACGCAGAGGTCAGGTCTAAATACAACTTCTACGTCAAGGCTGAAGATTCGGAGGGAAAGTACAGCTTGTCTGAAGTCTTTGTCACCGTACTGGACGTGAACGACCACTCTCCAGCATTTGATGAAAAACTCCTGGAAAAGACTATGATAATTGGTATACCTGTCAGAGTGGAG GCGGTGGATGAAGATGCAGAGTCTCCAAACAACGTCATTGAGTACTCCATAATGACGGCTGATCCTGACAACGCGTTTGATATCAACGCAGACACTGGAGATATCAAGCTGAAGCCGTACATCAAGTCCATGGAGATTGTGCAGAACATCACCATGCAGAAGCACTGCAAGTGGTCTCTGGTGGTCCAAGCCAGGGACAGAGGCTCTCCATCCTTCAGCACAACAGCCATGGTCAACATCGATATCACAGAGGCG ATCAAAGGTCGAATTGTTTCATACTTCATGGGCCTCAGCAAGCGTCCGCTGACTGTATTTGGGATTTGTCTCAGCATTGTCACTTCCCTCCTTTTACTCACAGTCTGCATATCCACAATCATGTACTGTAACTCAGTGAAAAAGTCCCGAATCAATCCAGAGAGTAACTATATCAAAGTCGTGCGCAGAACCAAGTGA